From Methanobacterium petrolearium, a single genomic window includes:
- a CDS encoding DUF1616 domain-containing protein, giving the protein MKLSYQKDLLLVIIISLTVLTMSWLRLITSDLLTFIQYVSILLLPGYALMTAIWPTDEKIGWSMRAGVGFVLGLFFVLFLPLIFNSFNIGYLSGNLTNIFLCMSVLLSLIAMARRTEPFEDEPPAEGVQLTLEESIQRAADMRHRVVEEHEDEYDEEYSEEEYPGESEYYDEDYEDEDYEDEDYEDEDYEDEEVSDEPIERYDETPYDEESSEDEEEIEESEEEYEDLKGEKPLQYKRMQERGYLDEDPHEDERHESVPFRVEEPIKTELSPTEYEEEIDRPFWMEENVQKKPGFKNWDQLIIIFSCGISLFFLYFNPLNNTISTTIFFIILLFTLGYEGLTIIFPDKSRVTSNKIIPASVITAIILFTISFLAWSSGFLPDVPKYLTQILFVATIIILAGAFIRKLRKRDAIEEYEEEISAEPIPSEEIQTEEPGKEEVHDAAERPPLKSDEKTDEKSAEKSAPAKKTVEIVDDKKVHKEPPTYKPRNYYTDIILIVALTLFTAAFVLIPPLNKTFIRTILGILLVLFIPGYSLIAALFPKWGDLDGIERTALSFGLSIAVTPLIGLGLNYTPWGIRLDPILISLTIFTIAMCIIAYLRRSRLHEQERFFVPIAGFIRKAKGSFKSESKTEKILSVILILSIVLAISTTAYIIVKPKEGEKFTEFYILGPNGTASDYPTNLTAGQNGSVIIGVVNHEYATKDYQVVVTVNNRTLKNETITLNNSQKVEIPFNFTTGTAGEKKMEFSLYKLPDQDTVYRSLHLWLNITG; this is encoded by the coding sequence ATGAAACTTTCATATCAGAAAGACCTTTTACTGGTTATTATTATCAGTCTAACAGTACTTACCATGAGCTGGCTTAGATTAATAACTAGTGATCTTTTAACTTTCATACAGTACGTTTCAATCTTATTGTTACCAGGTTATGCCCTCATGACTGCCATCTGGCCCACTGATGAGAAAATTGGCTGGTCAATGCGTGCAGGAGTGGGTTTTGTCCTGGGACTGTTTTTCGTTTTATTTTTACCATTGATCTTCAACTCTTTTAACATTGGATACCTCAGTGGAAACCTCACCAACATATTCCTATGTATGAGTGTGCTCCTATCTTTAATAGCTATGGCCCGCCGAACAGAACCATTTGAGGATGAACCTCCTGCAGAGGGAGTCCAACTCACTTTGGAAGAATCTATTCAAAGAGCAGCAGATATGAGGCATAGAGTTGTAGAAGAACATGAAGACGAGTATGATGAGGAATATTCTGAAGAAGAATATCCTGGAGAGTCTGAATACTACGACGAAGATTATGAAGATGAAGATTATGAAGATGAAGATTATGAAGATGAAGATTATGAAGATGAAGAAGTCTCTGACGAGCCAATAGAAAGATATGACGAAACCCCTTATGATGAAGAATCGTCTGAAGATGAAGAAGAAATTGAAGAATCTGAAGAAGAATATGAAGATTTAAAGGGAGAAAAACCCCTCCAATATAAACGGATGCAGGAAAGGGGTTACCTTGACGAAGACCCCCATGAGGATGAAAGACATGAAAGTGTGCCTTTCCGGGTGGAGGAACCCATTAAAACAGAGCTATCCCCAACAGAATATGAAGAAGAAATAGACAGACCATTTTGGATGGAAGAAAACGTCCAAAAAAAGCCTGGTTTTAAAAATTGGGACCAACTCATTATCATCTTTTCATGTGGCATATCTTTATTCTTCCTCTATTTCAATCCCCTCAATAACACCATCAGTACCACTATTTTCTTCATTATTCTCCTATTCACACTTGGTTATGAAGGGTTAACCATCATCTTCCCTGATAAATCCAGGGTCACTTCAAATAAAATCATTCCAGCCAGTGTAATTACTGCCATCATTCTTTTTACCATCTCATTCCTGGCATGGAGCAGTGGTTTCCTTCCAGATGTACCTAAATACTTGACACAAATATTGTTTGTTGCAACCATCATCATACTAGCCGGGGCATTTATACGTAAATTACGCAAGAGGGATGCAATTGAAGAATATGAAGAAGAAATTTCAGCTGAACCCATTCCATCTGAAGAAATCCAAACAGAAGAACCAGGAAAAGAAGAAGTTCATGATGCTGCTGAAAGGCCTCCTTTAAAATCTGATGAAAAAACTGATGAAAAATCAGCAGAAAAATCAGCCCCTGCAAAAAAAACTGTGGAAATTGTTGATGATAAAAAAGTGCATAAAGAACCCCCTACTTATAAACCCCGTAACTATTACACAGATATTATCCTAATAGTGGCTTTAACCCTGTTTACTGCTGCTTTTGTACTCATACCCCCACTTAACAAGACCTTCATCAGGACTATCCTTGGAATTTTACTGGTACTGTTCATCCCTGGTTATTCACTTATTGCTGCCCTCTTCCCTAAATGGGGAGACCTGGATGGTATTGAAAGAACAGCACTAAGTTTTGGTTTAAGCATTGCAGTAACCCCTCTAATTGGTTTAGGACTTAACTACACACCCTGGGGCATCCGACTGGATCCCATACTCATCAGCCTCACTATATTCACCATTGCCATGTGCATAATCGCCTATCTGCGAAGGAGCAGATTACATGAACAGGAGCGTTTCTTTGTACCAATTGCAGGATTTATCCGCAAAGCCAAAGGATCCTTCAAGAGTGAATCAAAAACTGAGAAAATACTTTCAGTTATTCTCATCCTCAGCATAGTTCTGGCTATTTCCACCACAGCATACATTATTGTTAAACCCAAAGAGGGTGAAAAATTCACTGAATTCTACATCCTGGGACCCAATGGTACAGCCAGTGATTACCCCACTAACCTCACCGCTGGACAGAATGGTAGTGTGATTATTGGGGTGGTGAACCATGAATACGCCACCAAGGATTATCAAGTAGTGGTTACAGTTAATAACAGGACGCTAAAAAATGAAACAATAACCCTGAATAACAGTCAGAAGGTGGAAATACCCTTTAATTTCACTACTGGAACAGCAGGCGAAAAGAAAATGGAGTTCTCACTCTATAAATTACCTGATCAGGACACTGTGTATAGATCCTTGCACTTGTGGCTGAATATAACCGGATGA
- a CDS encoding CPBP family intramembrane glutamic endopeptidase — translation MKDVEKADGKRFEIGLTREHILTLIFYLLALIVAELLTTYVNKIWGLSAHTIILFILLVNAAMVESKDFSNLLRSMMPIPIIRIVGLSIPMMQIKPLYWFPIVAIPLFAASIALMRSQNLSLKDVGLVFGDYKIQLLITLTGFFTGIIEFFILRPDPLIAQFTPALLIGGFIILLLSTGLAEELLFRGILQNNTMKLIGPAWGLLYTSLVFTTMHIGWIYFADLVFVFCVAMFYGYCLIKTKSIMGITLAHGLSNSMLFLVMPFINLAYFGLH, via the coding sequence GTGAAGGATGTTGAGAAGGCAGATGGCAAACGTTTTGAAATTGGATTAACTCGAGAACATATTTTAACCCTGATTTTCTACCTTCTGGCCCTGATTGTTGCAGAACTTTTAACCACCTATGTTAACAAGATATGGGGACTGTCTGCCCATACCATCATCTTGTTTATTCTCTTAGTTAACGCAGCCATGGTGGAGTCAAAGGATTTCTCTAACCTGCTTCGCAGTATGATGCCCATCCCAATTATACGCATTGTAGGACTTTCCATTCCTATGATGCAAATAAAACCATTATACTGGTTCCCCATAGTTGCCATTCCCCTTTTCGCAGCGTCTATAGCCCTTATGCGTAGTCAGAACCTATCACTGAAGGATGTGGGACTGGTTTTTGGGGATTATAAGATCCAGCTTCTCATTACATTAACCGGGTTTTTCACCGGGATCATTGAATTTTTCATCCTAAGACCGGACCCTTTAATCGCCCAGTTTACTCCAGCCCTGCTTATTGGAGGTTTTATAATACTCTTACTATCCACAGGACTGGCTGAAGAATTGTTATTCCGTGGAATCCTACAAAACAATACCATGAAACTGATAGGTCCGGCATGGGGACTTCTATACACTTCTTTAGTGTTTACCACCATGCACATTGGTTGGATATACTTTGCTGACCTGGTATTTGTATTCTGTGTGGCAATGTTCTATGGGTACTGCTTAATTAAAACCAAATCCATTATGGGAATCACCCTGGCCCACGGATTATCAAACAGTATGCTGTTTTTAGTGATGCCATTTATTAATCTGGCCTATTTCGGCCTTCATTAA
- a CDS encoding glycosyltransferase family 2 protein has product MITAIIPAYNEEKTIGSVVLGTFQHTSRVIVVDDGSNDQTGEIAKLAGAELIVHPTNQGKGAALKTGFQAAQDAEIIVTLDSDGQHETSQIPKLVEPILNDEADVVNGSRYLNRDDDETPAYRRVGQSVLDAATNISGDLKITDSQSGFRAFAGHTIPVFGFHSSDYTIESEMLIDAAKAGLRIKEVEINAVYGEESHHKANPLKHGISVLVRIIRDMEYNRPLYYFGIPGLIMVLIGIVLSIRFFTEYLSGSSITLIPTALAALLTIFGSFMAFTGLILHSISRMIERTR; this is encoded by the coding sequence ATGATAACCGCCATCATACCCGCCTACAACGAGGAGAAAACCATTGGAAGTGTAGTTCTCGGAACTTTTCAGCATACATCAAGGGTTATTGTTGTAGATGACGGCAGCAACGATCAAACTGGTGAAATCGCCAAGTTAGCGGGAGCTGAATTAATAGTTCATCCCACCAACCAAGGAAAGGGAGCAGCCTTAAAAACTGGATTCCAAGCAGCCCAGGATGCAGAGATCATTGTCACTCTGGATTCTGATGGCCAGCATGAAACCAGCCAGATACCCAAACTGGTAGAACCCATACTCAATGATGAGGCTGATGTGGTGAATGGAAGCCGTTACTTGAACCGTGACGATGATGAAACTCCTGCCTACCGGAGGGTGGGACAAAGTGTACTGGATGCTGCCACCAACATCAGTGGAGATCTGAAAATAACCGATAGTCAGAGTGGTTTCCGGGCATTTGCAGGTCATACCATACCAGTATTTGGTTTTCATAGCAGTGATTATACCATAGAAAGTGAAATGCTTATAGATGCAGCTAAAGCAGGTTTAAGGATTAAAGAAGTTGAAATAAATGCAGTTTATGGTGAGGAGAGTCATCATAAAGCCAATCCACTAAAACATGGTATTAGTGTTCTGGTGAGGATTATCAGGGATATGGAATATAACCGGCCATTATATTATTTTGGTATACCCGGACTAATCATGGTGTTAATCGGGATCGTGCTTAGCATAAGATTCTTCACAGAATACTTAAGTGGCTCTTCCATTACCCTCATACCCACAGCTTTGGCAGCTTTGTTAACCATTTTCGGTTCTTTCATGGCCTTCACAGGACTCATTCTCCATAGTATCTCTAGGATGATTGAAAGAACAAGATAG
- the cobM gene encoding precorrin-4 C(11)-methyltransferase, producing the protein MRGKVVFIGAGPGDPELLTIKAFRVIEGADVIIYAGSLVNPEVLGYAKSDALIYNSAQMNLDEILAVMEKSVQEGKLVARVHTGDPAIYGAIAEQMQRLREKNIPYKVIPGVSSLFATAAALESELTLPEVSQTVIITRPSGRTPKPDREAIYRLAEHQATMCIFLGVHMIGKVVTELLTFYDPDTPVAVVQKASWADEKIVRGTLNDIVDKVAEAGIKKTAIIVVGDVLGTSHVTPSKLYDSHFSHEYRKGDGE; encoded by the coding sequence ATGAGAGGTAAAGTAGTTTTCATTGGAGCAGGACCTGGAGACCCGGAACTATTAACTATAAAGGCATTTCGAGTGATTGAAGGCGCAGATGTGATTATCTACGCAGGGTCGCTGGTGAACCCTGAGGTTCTTGGTTATGCCAAATCAGATGCTTTGATCTATAACAGTGCCCAGATGAATCTGGATGAGATCCTGGCTGTGATGGAGAAATCTGTGCAGGAAGGGAAACTGGTTGCCAGGGTACATACTGGTGATCCTGCCATTTATGGGGCTATAGCCGAGCAAATGCAGCGTTTGCGGGAGAAAAACATCCCATACAAAGTTATCCCTGGTGTGAGTTCTTTGTTTGCAACTGCAGCCGCTCTTGAATCCGAGTTGACTTTGCCAGAGGTCTCTCAGACAGTTATCATAACTCGTCCATCTGGCAGAACTCCTAAACCTGATCGTGAAGCGATTTATCGTCTGGCAGAGCACCAGGCCACTATGTGCATATTCCTGGGAGTGCATATGATTGGTAAGGTGGTAACTGAACTTTTAACCTTCTACGATCCAGACACACCTGTGGCAGTGGTGCAGAAGGCCAGCTGGGCAGATGAAAAAATAGTTAGGGGAACCTTGAATGATATCGTAGATAAGGTTGCAGAAGCAGGTATCAAAAAGACCGCCATTATTGTTGTGGGAGATGTGCTTGGTACATCTCATGTGACCCCATCTAAACTATATGATTCCCACTTCTCACATGAATACAGGAAGGGTGATGGAGAATAG
- a CDS encoding DUF166 domain-containing protein, translating to MKLYIISSGKYGSRIVNSLAEMGLASSMVGLEELPEDLPEFIDDFSSHLPKHIPPADLILAVGLYGDINMVVPLIAQKSGAKSVIIPIHDPKQVPPGLQMEIEESAPDVKIVFPKPFCSLEPVGDQFIDQFASQFGKPLLEIESDGLVKKVKVIRTAPCGSTRYIAENIEGFPAEEAELEAGNKLHNYPCNASMTTDPVVGDTILHLAGYQTKEAVKRALGFATRSAVVDHETCEADECQHECIKHCPQVQIGLNTVTLNENQQAVIDPASCGYCEICINECPYGSIEMEEKKFPL from the coding sequence ATGAAACTTTACATAATAAGTTCAGGGAAGTATGGGAGTCGTATTGTCAACAGTCTGGCAGAAATGGGACTGGCCAGTAGCATGGTGGGTTTAGAAGAACTCCCTGAAGACCTGCCAGAGTTCATTGATGACTTTTCCAGCCACCTGCCTAAACACATACCCCCGGCAGACTTGATACTGGCAGTGGGCCTATACGGTGATATTAACATGGTGGTACCTTTAATCGCCCAAAAAAGCGGTGCTAAATCTGTTATAATACCAATCCATGACCCTAAACAGGTTCCACCAGGTTTGCAGATGGAAATTGAAGAATCTGCCCCTGATGTTAAGATAGTATTTCCCAAACCATTCTGTTCACTGGAACCAGTGGGTGACCAGTTCATAGACCAATTTGCCAGCCAGTTCGGGAAACCATTACTGGAAATAGAGTCTGATGGCCTGGTAAAGAAGGTTAAAGTTATAAGGACGGCTCCCTGTGGCAGTACCCGTTACATAGCAGAGAATATTGAGGGTTTTCCTGCAGAAGAAGCCGAACTGGAGGCAGGTAACAAGTTACATAACTATCCCTGCAATGCCAGCATGACCACGGATCCAGTGGTGGGAGACACCATACTCCACCTGGCAGGATACCAGACCAAGGAGGCAGTTAAAAGGGCTCTGGGTTTTGCAACGCGATCTGCAGTGGTGGATCATGAGACCTGTGAGGCAGATGAATGTCAACACGAATGCATCAAACACTGCCCCCAGGTGCAGATAGGATTGAATACTGTGACCCTAAATGAGAACCAGCAGGCAGTTATTGACCCTGCCAGCTGTGGCTACTGTGAGATATGTATCAATGAATGTCCCTATGGTTCCATAGAGATGGAAGAGAAGAAATTCCCATTATAA
- a CDS encoding MarR family transcriptional regulator, translating into MDDKEKVIKAFQDSEEPLNATKVSQISGVDKKEVDKIMKELKKDETIISPKRCYWALKK; encoded by the coding sequence ATGGATGACAAAGAAAAAGTAATTAAGGCTTTCCAAGACTCTGAAGAACCTTTAAACGCCACTAAAGTCAGCCAGATATCTGGTGTGGATAAAAAAGAAGTTGACAAGATCATGAAAGAACTTAAAAAAGACGAAACCATCATTTCACCAAAAAGGTGCTACTGGGCCTTGAAAAAGTAA
- a CDS encoding DUF166 domain-containing protein, with translation MRIYILSSGKYGSRVTNNLAEHGMASNIVGMEEFPQDLPLFIDEFQEYIPQSLPPADLILAVGLSGDINMIVPEVTRRTGAKSAIIPIYGPEQMPPGLQQEITESAPDIRIVFPKPFCSLEAVGDAPIDEFASHFGKPVLYIKSDKFIKKVEVLRGAPCGSTNYIARGLWSMPEEEAEIQATQKLHNYPCNASTDTDPSVGDTSMHLASYQIKEAVKRALGFATKSAVVDPEICNLNKCQEECVKNCPQVLIGLDTITLDEDGQVVIDPATCGYCEICIKECPLNAINIENGRFEL, from the coding sequence ATGAGGATCTACATTTTAAGCTCCGGTAAATATGGTAGCAGGGTGACAAATAACCTTGCAGAACATGGCATGGCCAGTAACATTGTGGGAATGGAAGAATTCCCCCAAGATCTACCTCTTTTTATTGATGAATTTCAGGAATACATCCCCCAAAGTTTACCACCAGCTGATCTGATTCTGGCAGTGGGTCTTTCCGGGGACATAAACATGATAGTCCCGGAAGTAACTCGTAGGACTGGTGCTAAATCTGCAATAATACCCATCTATGGGCCTGAACAGATGCCACCAGGCCTGCAACAGGAAATCACGGAATCAGCTCCCGATATAAGAATAGTATTCCCCAAACCCTTCTGTTCACTGGAAGCGGTGGGCGATGCACCTATAGATGAATTTGCCAGCCATTTTGGCAAACCAGTCCTGTACATCAAATCAGATAAGTTCATAAAAAAGGTTGAAGTTTTAAGAGGTGCTCCCTGTGGCTCCACCAATTACATTGCCAGGGGCCTGTGGAGCATGCCAGAAGAAGAAGCAGAAATCCAGGCAACCCAGAAACTACACAACTATCCATGTAATGCCAGCACCGACACCGACCCATCAGTGGGTGACACCAGCATGCACCTGGCTAGCTACCAGATAAAAGAAGCAGTTAAAAGGGCATTGGGTTTTGCTACAAAATCAGCAGTGGTGGATCCGGAAATCTGCAACCTGAATAAGTGCCAGGAGGAATGTGTCAAAAACTGCCCCCAGGTACTGATCGGGCTGGATACCATAACTCTTGATGAGGATGGTCAGGTAGTGATTGACCCTGCAACCTGTGGATACTGCGAAATATGCATCAAAGAATGTCCCTTAAATGCCATCAATATTGAAAATGGAAGGTTCGAGTTGTAG
- a CDS encoding TIGR04076 family protein, with protein sequence MLEITVHEIRGHCPVYNEGDCMVFDDPKIVLDKTDAVCTHALSTILHYTTILEHNWIPLTLGLTREGDEDHAYLQCVDPGEPYTDGGTVIFRCRKTDK encoded by the coding sequence ATGCTGGAGATAACTGTCCATGAAATAAGAGGGCACTGCCCCGTATATAACGAGGGTGACTGCATGGTCTTCGATGATCCAAAGATAGTTCTGGATAAAACCGATGCTGTGTGTACTCATGCCCTATCCACCATCCTACATTACACCACCATCCTGGAACATAACTGGATCCCATTAACATTGGGATTAACCAGGGAAGGTGATGAAGATCATGCCTACCTACAATGTGTGGACCCCGGAGAACCCTACACAGATGGAGGAACAGTTATTTTCCGTTGCAGGAAAACAGATAAGTAA